AATGGTCCCAACTTTTCACGATCGTTAGTATCTCCCTAGTTAAGTCAAACACATGATTGACACTCGAAATTAGTTACTCATGAAGTCTAAGAAATGGAAAGGCATTATAGTGTGCATTTTGACTTCATCAGGCTTGTTGTCAAACCCGCTCTATTAGATCTCCCCATGTGAGTAACCAACAACCACTTAGCCAAGAGACAGAATCTAATTAGACCAAAGTACGCTAAGCCAACTCACCACAATTCATGTTAACTGACCACTAAAATCAGAAATACAAAATGCAGTTTCTGAAAACAATCTCTTAAAAGCATACACGTGCTCTACATTAATGTACCGATGTAcaaaattttaaaatcaaataaataacCTATGCTTTCTAGAGGCCATAGAAAAATATAGAATGCATAGCAAACATCCAAATACGAAAAAACATTGATTTTGCTTATTATACAGTCTTCGCAACGGCAGGGAGCGATTTTAAAAGCATTGGTGAGGGTCGCCGCAAGGTGTGATTGAGAAGAAGCATAAAAGTCAAAAGGGTCAACGCCCCAGCTTGGTGTGCGGTGCCAAGTGATACTGGCACATAAGATAATAGAGTTGATACGCCCAGGGTTACCTGCAATATTAtcacaaaatcactaatactaataatgaaaatatttaAATCAGTTGTTACTTTTTTTAACTAAACCGTTTGAACCGCTATCTGAGATATTATATATACAGAGCCAAAAATGAGCCCTTTTTATACAAGTGTATGTAAATACCTGAAGAGCAGCCATCCCCAATGTGCTTCCAATCAGAGAACGTATAGCAGGATGTAATTCGAGTTTTCTTGTTGACCACCATAGACCACTAATTGATGCTAGGGTCAGCGTTGCAAGTAT
The window above is part of the Rutidosis leptorrhynchoides isolate AG116_Rl617_1_P2 chromosome 1, CSIRO_AGI_Rlap_v1, whole genome shotgun sequence genome. Proteins encoded here:
- the LOC139885864 gene encoding heme A synthase COX15-like; amino-acid sequence: MGDSWIPEDVLSMKPLIRNFFENTATVQLDHRILATLTLASISGLWWSTRKLELHPAIRSLIGSTLGMAALQVTLGVSTLLSYVPVSLGTAHQAGALTLLTFMLLLNHTLRRPSPMLLKSLPAVAKTV